A window of Chitinophaga sp. MM2321 contains these coding sequences:
- a CDS encoding DUF4832 domain-containing protein, protein MLSVGRKYLVICLLGLFAACTSRTETVVVRPVEIDSFLLNPGRGFTSTGSLFNENMGTRQHPLCGVSQQRYYWEQLEPREGEIDFSVIDSAIAKAVRSGQQLNFRVMCQNEDMVLPKWVIAAGVKSPYYDNPVFIEKHINLIKALGAHYDGNPDVCFVDIGSIGQWGEWHIDPEAPDPSKIVFPNDENAKKIIDAYFQSFKKTPLAALISFKQPFGFAYATSRGAGWRADCWGDMDSLGWNHMKGVYPQAIEGANAHDSWKNGPIALETCWTMDEWHKRGWDIDYILSKALEWHATSVNNGGQDIPAEWYDKVKAFEKKLGYRFVLREFSYPSVVKKETGAKLHMLWENVGVAPLYNGHPLVIRLISAIDSTSSYFIPTDADVKKWLPGNTEVNTIIPVPAELTAGKYKLEIGIVAHDMTKPAIQLAIAGKTPEGWYQMGQIEIED, encoded by the coding sequence ATGCTGTCAGTAGGAAGAAAATATCTGGTCATTTGTTTGTTGGGTTTATTTGCAGCTTGTACTTCCCGCACGGAAACAGTGGTAGTAAGACCGGTAGAGATAGACAGCTTTTTGTTGAATCCCGGCAGGGGCTTTACTTCAACGGGTAGCTTGTTTAATGAGAATATGGGAACCCGGCAACACCCGCTTTGTGGTGTAAGTCAGCAACGGTATTACTGGGAGCAACTGGAGCCGCGTGAAGGAGAGATCGATTTTTCGGTGATCGACAGTGCTATTGCAAAAGCTGTAAGAAGCGGACAACAACTCAATTTCAGGGTGATGTGTCAGAACGAGGATATGGTTCTTCCTAAATGGGTGATAGCAGCAGGGGTGAAATCGCCCTACTACGATAATCCCGTTTTTATAGAAAAGCATATTAACCTGATCAAGGCCCTGGGTGCACATTATGATGGTAATCCGGATGTTTGTTTTGTTGATATCGGCAGCATCGGACAATGGGGCGAATGGCATATCGATCCGGAGGCGCCCGATCCCAGCAAGATTGTTTTCCCAAACGATGAAAATGCCAAAAAAATAATTGATGCCTATTTCCAGAGTTTCAAAAAGACGCCCTTAGCTGCATTGATCAGTTTTAAGCAGCCTTTTGGGTTTGCTTATGCTACATCAAGAGGCGCAGGGTGGCGTGCGGATTGCTGGGGAGATATGGATTCCCTTGGATGGAACCATATGAAAGGGGTATACCCGCAGGCAATAGAGGGTGCTAACGCGCATGATAGTTGGAAGAATGGCCCCATCGCGCTGGAAACCTGCTGGACCATGGATGAATGGCATAAACGTGGTTGGGATATTGATTATATTTTGTCAAAGGCACTGGAATGGCATGCCACCTCCGTCAATAATGGGGGCCAGGATATTCCTGCTGAATGGTATGATAAGGTAAAAGCATTTGAAAAGAAATTAGGCTACCGTTTTGTATTAAGAGAATTTTCTTATCCATCTGTCGTTAAAAAGGAAACAGGTGCCAAACTGCACATGTTATGGGAAAACGTTGGTGTGGCACCGTTATACAACGGGCATCCGCTCGTTATCCGCCTGATATCTGCCATAGATAGCACCAGTAGTTATTTCATCCCTACGGATGCAGATGTAAAAAAATGGTTGCCCGGTAATACGGAAGTGAATACAATCATTCCGGTTCCGGCTGAACTGACCGCCGGCAAGTACAAACTGGAAATTGGTATAGTAGCCCATGACATGACAAAACCTGCCATACAACTGGCGATAGCAGGTAAAACACCGGAAGGTTGGTATCAGATGGGCCAAATAGAAATTGAAGATTGA
- a CDS encoding glycoside hydrolase domain-containing protein has protein sequence MVKYFVCLLSFFFTINMVMANDSIPQWSVGILPSSVRIDPSTNHIFDKEYNKGQSATELLQRNWIYDGKTASLKSARGEYVSFQLVVTNHTATPLKGISVAMLPFKNKGKQLEAPPELFLEWAVKVSTTSTGYPRATLGKGWYPDALIPFKYIQQGTVPVKNGWLYPLQLPDFNNRIDDQQSMIIWVDQYIPFEKEKVIDGKYTTAITVTINNITKSVPVELNVWDFAIPAENRFKASLQHEGFVSHMSEQDELEIYQLMKRNRVCIMDPTYKPVMKKNGTGFTVDWTAFDSRMSKYLTGKAFTKAYGYEYGPGYGTPVETFLLPFDVYGKHDTRGWPDIGKPDVERNSANRAEYTTVVRKVREHLQPLINLKTTDVTVYLNGLDESYFPEAWDRMAYYGALFKKEYPEAKFRVDGSYNDSAMQVIEHAISAWAVHTIDFNQENMDKYNKMGINQWLYGPMIYESKINSWVGSSTFTDLPLVNDRAISWSVWKYKARSWISWGMGAGWKAGWYDPETWKSGNDGGNAKAYVPKILNGNALLMYSGGIVPNVSGPCPSVRLKTMRNGVQEYEYMRLLAGLDKNDNRVNAVVNSIIDLPFGNNAIGNLDVWSYDPEKWDNARIRLGELISQSARKSH, from the coding sequence ATGGTAAAATATTTTGTATGCTTATTGTCGTTCTTTTTTACCATAAATATGGTAATGGCCAATGACAGTATTCCGCAATGGAGCGTTGGTATTTTACCTTCATCCGTGCGGATTGATCCTTCCACGAACCACATTTTCGACAAGGAATATAATAAAGGCCAGTCTGCCACTGAACTGTTGCAACGCAACTGGATATACGATGGGAAAACCGCTTCCCTGAAGAGTGCCAGGGGAGAGTATGTTTCTTTTCAACTGGTGGTAACCAATCATACCGCCACACCTTTAAAGGGAATTAGTGTTGCCATGTTGCCTTTTAAAAATAAGGGTAAGCAACTGGAAGCACCTCCTGAATTATTCCTGGAATGGGCGGTAAAGGTAAGTACAACAAGTACCGGTTATCCAAGAGCAACCCTGGGCAAGGGATGGTACCCCGATGCTTTGATACCTTTTAAATACATCCAGCAAGGTACGGTTCCCGTGAAAAACGGATGGCTCTATCCTTTGCAGCTGCCGGATTTCAATAACAGGATCGATGACCAGCAATCCATGATCATATGGGTAGACCAGTATATTCCATTTGAAAAGGAAAAGGTGATAGACGGGAAATATACAACGGCCATAACAGTGACCATCAATAATATAACAAAGTCTGTTCCTGTTGAGTTGAACGTATGGGATTTTGCCATACCAGCTGAAAACCGTTTTAAGGCAAGTCTGCAACATGAAGGCTTTGTAAGCCATATGAGTGAGCAGGATGAACTGGAAATTTACCAGTTAATGAAGCGGAACCGTGTTTGTATCATGGACCCTACTTACAAGCCTGTTATGAAAAAGAACGGCACCGGTTTTACGGTCGACTGGACCGCATTTGATAGTCGCATGAGCAAATACCTGACCGGTAAAGCATTTACGAAAGCATACGGTTATGAATATGGCCCAGGTTACGGAACGCCGGTAGAAACATTCCTTTTACCTTTTGATGTATATGGAAAGCACGATACACGCGGCTGGCCGGATATAGGTAAGCCAGATGTGGAAAGGAATAGTGCTAACAGGGCTGAATATACTACGGTCGTACGTAAAGTAAGGGAACACTTGCAGCCGTTGATCAATCTTAAAACAACCGATGTAACTGTTTACCTGAACGGATTGGATGAATCTTATTTCCCTGAAGCGTGGGATAGGATGGCTTATTACGGTGCCTTGTTTAAAAAGGAATACCCCGAAGCGAAATTCAGGGTAGACGGTTCTTACAACGATAGCGCCATGCAGGTAATAGAACATGCCATCAGTGCATGGGCGGTGCATACCATTGACTTCAACCAGGAGAATATGGACAAGTACAACAAGATGGGTATTAACCAATGGTTGTACGGTCCTATGATCTATGAAAGCAAGATAAATAGTTGGGTGGGCAGCTCCACCTTTACGGACCTGCCCCTGGTAAATGACAGGGCTATCAGCTGGAGCGTGTGGAAATATAAAGCGCGTTCCTGGATCAGCTGGGGCATGGGTGCCGGCTGGAAAGCAGGTTGGTATGATCCTGAAACATGGAAAAGCGGCAATGACGGTGGCAACGCAAAAGCGTATGTACCAAAAATACTAAATGGGAATGCGTTGTTGATGTACAGCGGCGGTATTGTTCCCAATGTTAGCGGTCCTTGTCCGTCTGTAAGGTTAAAAACCATGCGGAATGGTGTGCAGGAATATGAATATATGCGGTTACTGGCGGGCCTGGATAAGAATGATAACCGTGTAAATGCGGTTGTCAACAGTATCATTGATCTACCTTTTGGAAATAACGCTATAGGTAACCTGGATGTATGGAGCTATGATCCTGAAAAGTGGGATAATGCCCGTATCAGGTTAGGAGAACTAATCAGTCAGTCGGCTCGTAAAAGCCATTAA